A DNA window from Trypanosoma brucei brucei TREU927 chromosome 11 chr11_scaffold01 genomic scaffold, whole genome shotgun sequence contains the following coding sequences:
- a CDS encoding trichohyalin, putative — protein sequence MPDSEGAASIHDERPSEVPEGGSPLGEAAITSTANGHSKVKRRRILQREIDKFRQQSIENAKQTVSRIKASEVEVKRRREQDAETRAKRAEDVKKSLEEERLFLQKVREREEQRKVAQVKLLRTSTPPREEVRRRIEEDRRKNRERVQAESEKLLAAAREEEERRMEMILKRKQEEEEAPRKQRNAELERKAKELENLKKSLERDRQAIRKAREEEERRKAREVRILRRIEKDWCAEAVKESLEHRRKIKERVQAESEKLLAAAREEEERRMEMILKRKQGEEDGPRRVQESELEKQRKAKELENLKKSLEEERLFLRKMREEEEQRKVAQVKLLRTSTPPREEVRRRIEEDRRKNRERVQAESEKLLAAAREEEERRRKMILQKKQGEEEAPRKQRNAELERKAKELENLKKSLERDRQAIRKAREEEEQRKVAQVKLLRTSTPPREEVRRRIEEDRRKNRERVQAESEKLLAAAREAEERRMEMILKRKQGEEDGPRRVQESELEKQRKAKELENLKRRLEKDRLALQKIRKEDDSVDETALAENGIVELLEVAHAVVEEGEKVLLQRKHTTREASTPRRMEVEKKKAKAVEDIKKALEEERLARQKEREQEVQRKAEQVRLLREKMKQRREDLLRAQEEKRKKAAEGIWEFVPVS from the coding sequence ATGCCTGACAGCGAGGGTGCAGCTTCCATTCACGATGAGCGTCCTTCTGAAGTTCCAGAGGGCGGCTCTCCACTCGGTGAAGCAGCTATCACTTCAACGGCTAACGGCCATTCCAAGGTGAAGAGACGACGGATTCTTCAAAGGGAGATAGACAAATTCCGGCAGCAGAGTATTGAAAACGCGAAACAAACTGTAAGCAGAATAAAGGCGAGCGAAGTCGAGGTGAAGAGACGACGTGAACAGGATGCTGAGACGAGGGCAAAAAGGGCTGAAGATGTGAAGAAATCTTTGGAGGAGGAGCGTCTTTTTCTACAAAAGGTGCGTGAAAGGGAGGAGCAACGCAAGGTTGCCCAGGTTAAACTCCTTCGGACAAGCACTCCGCCACGCGAAGAGGTTAGAAGACGTATCGAGGAAGACCGCAGGAAAAACCGAGAGCGTGTACAAGCTGAGAGTGAGAAACTTCTGGCTGCTGcacgtgaggaggaggagaggcgAATGGAGATGATCCTTAAGAGGAagcaagaggaggaggaggccccACGGAAACAGCGAAATGCTGAGCTGGAAAGGAAGGCAAAGGAGCTTGAGAACCTCAAGAAATCGTTGGAAAGGGACCGCCAGGCTATTCGGAAAGcacgtgaggaggaggagcgacGCAAAGCGCGGGAGGTGCGGATACTTCGCAGGATTGAAAAAGACTGGTGCGCGGAGGCTGTGAAAGAGTCTTTGGAGCATCGGCGAAAGATCAAAGAGCGTGTACAAGCTGAGAGTGAGAAACTTCTGGCTGCTGcacgtgaggaggaggagaggcgAATGGAGATGATCCTTAAGAGGAAGCAAGGTGAGGAGGATGGCCCACGACGGGTGCAAGAGTCTGAGCTTgagaagcaaaggaaggcAAAGGAGCTTGAGAACCTCAAGAAATCTTTGGAGGAGGAGCGTCTTTTTCTCAGAAAGATGCgcgaagaggaggagcaaCGCAAGGTTGCCCAGGTTAAACTCCTTCGGACAAGCACTCCGCCACGCGAAGAGGTTAGAAGACGCATCGAGGAAGACCGCAGGAAAAACCGAGAGCGTGTACAAGCTGAGAGTGAGAAACTTCTGGCTGCTGcacgtgaggaggaggagaggcgAAGGAAGATGATCCTtcagaaaaaacaaggggaggaggaggccccACGGAAACAGCGAAACGCTGAGCTGGAAAGGAAGGCAAAGGAGCTTGAGAACCTCAAGAAATCGTTGGAAAGGGACCGCCAGGCTATTCGGAAAGcacgtgaggaggaggagcaacgCAAGGTTGCCCAGGTTAAACTCCTTCGGACAAGCACTCCGCCACGCGAAGAGGTTAGAAGACGCATCGAGGAAGACCGCAGGAAAAACCGAGAGCGTGTACAAGCTGAGAGTGAGAAACTTCTGGCTGCTGCACGTGAGGCAGAGGAGAGGCGAATGGAGATGATCCTTAAGAGGAAGCAAGGTGAGGAGGATGGCCCACGACGGGTGCAAGAGTCTGAGCTTgagaagcaaaggaaggcAAAGGAGCTTGAGAACCTCAAGAGGCGTCTGGAGAAGGATCGTCTTGCCCTGCAGAAGATTCGTAAGGAGGACGACAGCGTTGACGAGACCGCATTGGCGGAGAATGGAATCGTGGAACTGCTTGAAGTCGCCCACGCTGTCGtcgaggaaggggaaaaggttcTGCTGCAAAGAAAGCATACCACCAGGGAGGCCAGCACGCCGAGGCGCATGGAAgtggagaagaagaaagcgaAGGCAGTGGAGGATATAAAGAAAGCCCTTGAGGAAGAGCGCTTGGCTCGGCAGAAGGAACGTGAGCAGGAGGTCCAACGCAAGGCGGAGCAGGTTCGACTGTTACGCGAGAAGATGAAGCAGCGACGCGAGGACCTGCTGAGGGcgcaggaggaaaaaaggaaaaaggcaGCTGAGGGCATTTGGGAGTTCGTGCCCGTTTCGTAG
- a CDS encoding cullin 1, putative (similar to Cullin homolog 1 (CUL-1). (Swiss- Prot:Q9WTX6) (Mus musculus) and Cullin homolog 1 (CUL-1). (Swiss-Prot:Q13616) (Homo sapiens;)), with amino-acid sequence MEQTNHDDVSSAEVARAYSGSLGASSFQFTPLWESVDYVCSIILSWYDFPDFKGGEALQQLVRAYTIVCRLVSSPCAGCPPLARPSVEGDIVTAAEVTQSLVVYSRICDMIRKRLDTVVGMRFRDAAEQPPPRLLEDYIVEWKRFITSVNMLKFVFSYLHGPWQKYGVPPGLMQSTEVIALNKWSEMLMNTNFQEALTNQIFELVAMDRHHHPNMERAQILREVGHALGVVSDARSNWYVTLVEERYLRQLTDFCKLKTEEMKLGDVEHYIEEALTIFRDETERAIRLLAQSSIQPVVQRIAEVLINDELSFLDEFISSEIVKNRVTQLRQLYSLLSQSQVGLRHLRDEFKKCVIEKGRREINEACERAKNSNTGVYQVALEKVISVYRDFQLPMKAFGDKGDFEKELIDGLHNVLTACSYLDPQNMLGREVARFAHNELISRKLGVRCEEDEGNMNNIVILFRVLPTKNLFVETYPMYLCSRLLSTEYVVENERLLIQEITQTGECTRDFMNKCATMLNDVGEVSERLSEQFREKAGLTDLNFHPTVLNSYFWPNFLPEPEMAIPGYLQMKLLEFGKFFQDVCPRRHISYVNRLSQGVLRFNLSDASPVQGLDICVGVRHLPVAELFNCCAEWELQELIQSVGNDNSNSCLSAINDFAKHGILDIHEEGGVTLKSHLREVLPGCRVSIGRTPDIRNRKIVLHETKLDRETKVDGAGSSDFSPERYDVNTTTEQMVALSTQATLIRAFKSEGTASFSQLFERVENESPAHLKPSIQQMKVALEFLISREFVRRNEDGTDTFSYVT; translated from the coding sequence ATGGAGCAGACCAACCATGACGATGTCAGCTCTGCTGAAGTTGCGAGGGCTTACTCAGGATCTTTGGGTGCATCATCGTTTCAGTTTACTCCCCTTTGGGAAAGCGTTGACTACGTTTGTAGTATTATACTAAGTTGGTATGACTTCCCTGATTTCAAAGGTGGAGAGGCGCTGCAACAGCTTGTGCGTGCGTACACAATCGTCTGCCGGTTAGTTTCTTCCCCTTGTGCTGGGTGCCCACCACTCGCTAGACCCTCAGTGGAGGGAGATATTGTTACTGCTGCTGAGGTTACGCAGTCTTTGGTGGTTTATAGCCGTATCTGCGATATGATACGCAAGAGACTGGATACCGTAGTTGGAATGCGCTTCAGGGATGCTGCGGAACAGCCACCCCCACGTCTTCTGGAGGACTACATTGTCGAATGGAAGAGGTTCATTACTTCCGTCAATATGCTGAAATTCGTATTTTCTTATCTCCACGGACCATGGCAGAAATATGGCGTACCACCTGGTCTCATGCAGTCCACTGAGGTAATTGCCCTCAACAAGTGGAGCGAAATGTTAATGAACACTAATTTTCAAGAGGCCCTTACCAACCAGATTTTTGAGCTTGTTGCCATGGATCGACATCACCATCCAAACATGGAAAGGGCTCAAATTCTTCGGGAAGTGGGCCATGCTTTGGGTGTGGTAAGTGACGCAAGGAGTAACTGGTATGTTACCCTTGTGGAAGAGCGCTACCTCCGACAATTAACCGATTTCTGTAAGCTTAAGACTGAAGAGATGAAACTGGGTGATGTTGAGCACTATATTGAAGAAGCCCTCACCATTTTCAGGGATGAGACGGAGCGCGCCATTCGCTTGCTGGCGCAGAGCTCGATACAGCCGGTGGTCCAACGAATAGCTGAGGTGCTCATCAATGACGAACTTTCATTCTTGGATGAGTTCATTTCCAGTGAAATAGTTAAAAATAGGGTGACTCAGCTGCGCCAGTTATACTCGTTGCTTTCACAAAGTCAAGTTGGACTGAGACATTTGAGGGATGAATTTAAAAAGTGTGTCATTGAAAAGGGGCGTCGTGAAATCAATGAGGCGTGCGAAAGGGCTAAGAACTCGAATACTGGCGTTTACCAAGTTGCCCTTGAAAAAGTTATTTCAGTGTACAGGGATTTTCAGTTACCAATGAAGGCCTTCGGGGATAAGGGGGATTTTGAGAAGGAGCTCATTGATGGGCTTCATAATGTCTTAACAGCTTGTTCCTATCTTGACCCCCAAAACATGTTGGGACGTGAGGTGGCGCGATTTGCTCACAACGAACTGATTTCCAGAAAATTGGGGGTCCGCTgcgaagaagacgaaggAAATATGAATAACATTGTTATATTATTTCGCGTTCTTCCCACAAAGAACCTGTTTGTGGAAACATACCCTATGTACCTCTGCTCACGGCTCCTGTCTACTGAGTATGTTGTTGAAAACGAGCGGTTGCTTATACAGGAAATAACACAGACGGGAGAATGCACGAGAGATTTTATGAACAAGTGCGCAACGATGTTGAATGACGTGGGGGAAGTCAGTGAGAGGCTGTCAGAACAGTTTCGAGAGAAGGCGGGACTGACGGATTTGAACTTCCACCCAACTGTCCTGAATAGCTATTTCTGGCCAAATTTCTTACCTGAACCCGAGATGGCTATTCCTGGTTACTTGCAGATGAAGTTGTTGGAATTCGGGAAGTTTTTTCAGGATGTGTGTCCGAGACGCCACATCAGCTACGTCAACAGGTTATCACAGGGTGTATTGAGGTTTAACCTTTCTGATGCTTCTCCAGTGCAAGGCTTGGACATCTGTGTGGGCGTCCGGCACCTACCGGTTGCTGAGTTATTCAACTGCTGTGCCGAATGGGAGCTTCAGGAGCTGATACAAAGTGTAGGAAATGATAACTCTAACAGCTGTTTAAGTGCTATAAATGATTTTGCGAAGCACGGTATACTCGATATTCACGAGGAGGGAGGTGTGACGTTGAAAAGCCACTTGCGGGAAGTTCTTCCAGGCTGCCGTGTTTCCATCGGACGCACGCCCGACATCAGGAACAGAAAGATAGTTTTGCATGAAACGAAGCTCGATCGAGAGACCAAAGTGGATGGAGCAGGTTCTTCTGATTTCTCACCAGAACGCTACGATGTTAATACCACCACAGAGCAGATGGTAGCATTGTCCACACAGGCCACGCTTATTCGTGCGTTTAAAAGTGAAGGGactgcttctttttcgcAGTTGTTCGAAAGAGTCGAGAATGAGTCACCGGCGCACTTAAAGCCATCGATCCAACAGATGAAAGTAGCCTTGGAGTTTCTCATCAGCCGTGAATTCGTCCGAAGAAATGAAGACGGTACAGACACGTTTTCGTACGTTACATAA
- a CDS encoding A/G-specific adenine glycosylase, putative has protein sequence MNFPLQFSLNTPLPSAQSRVIVTRNGYGRPAVCYLVVFLKSSYELLLKVALPVGESMPAMKNNCADIRQATIEWFHTNQRRDLPWRQTFSDTDACHPVVPVVTPLTDPYHVWVSEVMSQQTQMDTVIPYFKRWIAVFPDIATLARATEASVMAVWSGMGYYRRALYLKKGAEHVMKHFGGSLPTTAAQLRAIPGIGLYTSAAIASICFRERIISVDGNVVRVLSRLRCERNFDPKSAKSIKEVFHWGQEIMGEGPCDRPGDFNQGLMEIGARVCKPSGRPLCEECPLHRYCGAYAAMQSGEIPSIEGVIPLRAKTLKKKKEHVFCLVHEFREKTAGDSALKRRFIVVRRPEEGLLGGMLEFPSRTYVSSPDGGTDIKGSRDVTDELRKKLAAGHKNVVEVGHVQHIFSHIDMRVLVYHAVWDGPSLDCGGYTRGTDPRVAARRPSEEKICNALRRELCLDSSRISVKTEEEIKGAAASRLLLKILDKLTPLNSEGRVRKPSTRKRPRLAG, from the coding sequence ATGAACTTTCCCCTTCAATTTTCACTGAACACACCCCTCCCTAGTGCTCAATCGCGCGTGATCGTGACGAGAAACGGTTATGGCAGGCCAGCTGTGTGCTATCTGGTGGTTTTCTTGAAAAGTTCATACGAACTGTTATTAAAGGTTGCGCTGCCCGTCGGGGAGTCCATGCCAGCGATGAAAAATAATTGTGCCGACATACGGCAAGCAACAATTGAGTGGTTTCATACCAATCAGCGCCGCGACCTACCGTGGCGACAGACATTTTCCGACACAGATGCGTGTCATCCGGTGGTACCCGTTGTTACTCCTCTGACTGATCCCTATCATGTGTGGGTCTCAGAGGTGATGTCGCAGCAAACGCAGATGGACACTGTCATTCCCTACTTCAAGCGATGGATAGCGGTCTTTCCGGATATTGCCACTTTGGCTCGAGCCACAGAGGCGTCTGTCATGGCGGTTTGGTCGGGCATGGGCTATTACCGCCGCGCGCTGTACTTGAAAAAAGGCGCAGAACATGTCATGAAGCACTTTGGGGGCTCATTGCCAACTACTGCGGCTCAGCTACGTGCAATCCCTGGTATTGGCCTCTACACTTCGGCGGCTATTGCTTCCATTTGCTTTCGTGAAAGAATTATTTCAGTGGACGGTAATGTTGTGCGTGTTTTGAGTCGGTTGCGCTGCGAGAGAAATTTTGACCCCAAGTCCGCCAAGAGTATCAAAGAAGTATTCCACTGGGGGCAGGAAATTATGGGGGAGGGTCCTTGTGACCGCCCCGGGGACTTCAACCAAGGCTTAATGGAGATTGGAGCGAGGGTATGCAAACCGTCCGGCAGGCCGCTTTGTGAGGAGTGCCCGCTTCACCGTTATTGTGGGGCATACGCCGCAATGCAGAGCGGTGAGATACCTTCCATTGAGGGCGTCATTCCACTGAGAGCGAAAACactcaaaaagaagaaagagcaTGTTTTTTGCTTAGTTCATGAATTTCGAGAGAAAACGGCGGGTGACAGTGCGTTGAAGCGGCGCTTCATTGTTGTACGGCGTCCAGAAGAAGGGCTCTTGGGCGGTATGTTGGAATTCCCCTCCAGGACGTATGTTTCTTCACCTGATGGTGGTACTGACATAAAAGGGAGCAGAGACGTTACCGATGAGTTGCGCAAGAAACTTGCTGCTGGACACAAAAATGTAGTGGAGGTCGGGCATGTTCAGCACATATTTTCCCACATTGATATGCGTGTGCTGGTCTATCACGCTGTCTGGGATGGGCCGTCGTTAGATTGTGGTGGCTACACGAGGGGCACGGACCCCAGAGTTGCTGCTCGACGCCCTTCCGAAGAAAAGATATGCAACGCCCTGAGAAGAGAGCTTTGTCTGGACTCTTCACGCATTTCCGTGAAGACGGAGGAGGAGATAAAGGGTGCTGCTGCTAGTCGCTTGTTGCTGAAAATACTTGACAAGCTAACTCCACTTAATTCCGAAGGGAGGGTGCGAAAACCATCAACGAGGAAACGACCTAGATTGGCCGGATAG
- a CDS encoding cyclin dependent kinase-binding protein, putative gives MNDLSAVGDRSSSAVTEGSAISSGSGGTAAATSSDCTPTTSRARSVVQEQLSRTTSLLEDVHPCVQATGGDLGKDSTSDLGCPYAVTVGRTPHRELGPPPSGGGSATTLNTGNSEVPAATHLPQQGGEHELNLDACIHPKQVAFLTGIGEMVRQHARQHRQQNRATRRRDDASACSSSCSDTERHAARLSVGALISAEGQRVRMHLVQAAASASSSGCQADSSSSEKRSCEGICGRYQTAFSLCTIISAFQPRKASYWQDDHLVEPYHGESYGPIAQRSRFNKSDDNSVSGERDDDVNRSGPAADGGLLCNAASSAENGDYNDENFEPADGAPSDVADDDRAMRSYGKMLIHNGCRSDNVFSDAFFLDKGNITGGERRKKLIVLHSYRASVISFVDKKVLKKDINNHFYVQHPELEVREIKLTHMRAIRTDLLNLALEENSPVELATVAYANWYFERLIMRGMVGKRNRRLALAVCLLLAIKFVETGDVHRKIQYLKARIRHDDAFKGVTWQKTQEWEFCAYVGLEFTLLPSPGNRVVETHLERLLAQVNLTSQEYYSKKFAWP, from the coding sequence ATGAACGATCTGTCCGCAGTCGGCgaccgcagcagcagcgcagTGACGGAAGGTAGTGCAATCTCTAGTGGCTCTGGTGGCACCGCGGCGGCTACAAGCAGCGATTGTACTCCAACCACCTCCCGTGCTCGAAGTGTGGTTCAGGAGCAGCTGTCTCGGACAACTTCACTTCTTGAAGATGTCCATCCGTGTGTGCAGGCAACTGGTGGTGACCTTGGTAAGGACTCGACGAGTGACCTGGGTTGCCCCTATGCGGTTACAGTCGGAAGGACGCCCCACCGGGAGCTGGGGCCGCCCCCCTCAGGGGGGGGTTCGGCGACGACGCTAAACACTGGGAATTCTGAAGTCCCTGCGGCGACGCATCTCCCCCAACAAGGCGGGGAGCATGAGCTGAACCTCGATGCGTGCATTCATCCCAAACAAGTGGCCTTTCTCACTGGAATCGGGGAAATGGTACGGCAGCATGCTCGTCAGCACAGGCAGCAGAACCGCGCCACCAGGAGACGTGACGACGCCTCGGCATGCAGCAGCTCCTGTTCCGACACAGAACGTCATGCAGCCCGACTTTCTGTTGGAGCACTGATTAGCGCTGAAGGACAGCGCGTTCGCATGCATCTTGTGCAGGCAGCAGCTTCGGCGTCGTCATCTGGTTGCCAAGCGGACAGCAGTAGCTCCGAAAAACGGAGTTGCGAGGGAATTTGTGGCCGCTATCAGACAGCCTTCAGTCTTTGCACAATTATTTCTGCCTTTCAACCCCGTAAGGCTTCCTATTGGCAGGATGACCACCTTGTGGAGCCCTATCACGGCGAAAGTTATGGACCCATTGCACAGCGCTCTCGTTTCAATAAAAGCGATGACAACAGCGTTAGTGGGGAAAGGGACGATGATGTTAACAGAAGTGGTCCCGCGGCCGACGGTGGCCTTCTGTGCAATGCCGCGTCCTCCGCGGAGAACGGCGACTATAACGATGAGAACTTTGAACCAGCAGACGGCGCACCGAGCGATGTTGCGGATGATGATCGTGCGATGAGATCCTACGGCAAGATGCTGATCCACAATGGTTGTCGCAGCGACAATGTCTTTAGTGACGCCTTTTTCCTCGATAAGGGCAACATTACCGGTGGAGAGCGACGCAAGAAGCTGATCGTTTTGCACTCCTACCGTGCCTCTGTTATCTCTTTTGTTGACAAAAAAGTTCTGAAGAAGGACATCAACAATCACTTCTACGTTCAGCACCCAGAGTTGGAGGTTCGTGAAATCAAGCTAACTCACATGCGAGCTATACGCACGGATTTGCTGAATCTCGCGTTGGAAGAGAATTCTCCAGTTGAATTAGCCACCGTGGCGTATGCAAACTGGTACTTTGAGCGGCTTATCATGCGCGGAATGGTTGGTAAGCGGAACCGTCGTCTTGCGCTTGCCGTCTGTCTTTTGTTGGCAATCAAATTTGTCGAGACAGGTGATGTACACCGCAAGATACAGTATCTGAAGGCGCGCATTCGGCACGACGACGCATTCAAGGGGGTGACGTGGCAGAAAACACAAGAGTGGGAGTTCTGTGCGTACGTTGGGCTCGAGTTTAcacttcttccttcccccGGAAACCGTGTTGTCGAAACTCACCTGGAGCGGTTACTTGCTCAAGTGAACTTGACATCCCAAGAGTATTACAGTAAGAAGTTTGCGTGGCCCTAA
- a CDS encoding 2,3-bisphosphoglycerate-independent phosphoglycerate mutase-like protein, putative has protein sequence MLRTGKVSIIPFRTSLFRKLQAQPPGYLTPIIFLYFFFFSNFKSVNFMRNAMADATSSHLEGPTTLVFVYGTLQRGENNYPWWLANPRHAAFITVAITRRRYPLFVNLLPGSSSCSPCLLNLPEEGEEDFPEGSFAGVDSDGRVTAHHVVGELFAVTETMKRWLDVLEDVETGLYSVGTIDVVPLGNAQFVERVLLVGEGEAIRALVYFRERDYSEDWRSPSPKCGSTLLRRFSASECVRIYGHRFTGSPAHLRGAVGLREGLERIGHRSPTATPVNPKPIVLFIIDGIGDVSYPGLGHRTPLEVVSGCPSRGEGSGGTGQGDDETFDKFVAPGINVVTRHGVSGVMDVFEAGVTCGSDTAHLSIFGYPPQQYYRGRGAYEALGAGLHLDEGDIAFKCNFSVLDEKTGIVLKRRCDRDFTREGPILCEFLDGLVVEVEPEHEIGEVKTHTLKVRYATEHRCGVAITGNGLSHKITGTDPLADDRPLLHCKPTVSPGHEEYEAALYTSRVVNAASERVNELLRCHPINETRRVEGKQVANIVLFRGASNKGWVPPFTVRHGLNGFIVSPTCIIKGLGICCGLSSVDAEGATGDWDTNVNAKVDAVLKELGVANLLEKGSGDNTEEITASPYNFAVLHVKGVDDAGHECSLTHKLVMLKKCGDAMQRLWDALPTGSTMVVLADHSTPISLGDHSCEPVPVSLATKGSEITDGVQFYSEVECVAGALGRFRGEVLMDVVKRAHHWYHYRQ, from the coding sequence ATGCTACGGACGGGTAAAGTTTCGATAATACCATTTCGTACCTCACTGTTCCGTAAGCTTCAGGCACAGCCACCAGGATATTTGACAcctatcatttttttatatttcttttttttttccaatttcAAAAGCGTCAACTTCATGAGGAATGCGATGGCGGATGCGACGAGCAGCCACTTGGAAGGACCCACCACTCTTGTGTTTGTCTATGGTACTCTCCAGCGTGGAGAGAACAACTACCCCTGGTGGTTGGCCAACCCACGGCATGCCGCCTTCATTACTGTGGCGATAACTAGGAGGCGGTATCCATTATTTGTCAACCTGCTTCCTGGGAGCAGTTCCTGTTCGCCCTGTTTACTCAACCTTCCggaagaaggggaggaaGATTTTCCCGAAGGTAGTTTTGCAGGTGTTGATAGTGACGGTCGTGTGACGGCGCATCATGTCGTGGGTGAATTGTTTGCGGTCACGGAAACTATGAAACGGTGGCTTGATGTGCTGGAGGACGTGGAAACAGGGTTATATAGCGTTGGTACCATAGATGTTGTTCCCCTCGGCAACGCGCAGTTTGTAGAGAGAGTACTGCTTGTCGGGGAGGGCGAGGCGATACGTGCGCTGGTTTACTTCCGTGAAAGGGATTATTCAGAGGACTGGAGGAGCCCTAGTCCCAAGTGCGGCTCGACGTTGTTGAGGCGATTTTCAGCATCGGAATGCGTGCGGATTTATGGTCACCGTTTCACTGGGTCGCCTGCCCACCTCCGGGGGGCGGTGGGGTTGAGGGAAGGCCTTGAGCGGATTGGTCACCGGAGTCCCACAGCTACCCCCGTCAACCCGAAGCCCATCGTACTATTCATTATTGACGGGATTGGGGACGTCTCATATCCGGGGTTGGGTCATCGCACCCCTCTTGAGGTCGTCTCCGGTTGTCCCTCCCGTGGCGAGGGTAGTGGCGGCACTGGTCAAGGCGACGATGAAACATTCGATAAATTTGTAGCCCCTGGAATCAATGTGGTGACACGACATGGTGTCAGTGGTGTCATGGATGTTTTTGAAGCTGGTGTCACTTGCGGCAGCGATACGGCACACTTGTCAATTTTCGGCTATCCCCCCCAGCAGTATTACAGGGGTCGCGGAGCATATGAAGCCTTGGGAGCGGGGTTGCACCTCGATGAGGGTGATATCGCCTTCAAATGtaatttttctgttttagATGAGAAGACAGGCATCGTGCTGAAGCGGCGCTGCGATCGCGACTTCACACGTGAGGGACCAATTCTTTGCGAGTTCCTTGACGGTCTGGTCGTTGAAGTCGAGCCCGAACACGAGATAGGCGAAGTGAAGACCCACACGCTGAAGGTGCGCTACGCGACAGAGCACCGCTGCGGTGTGGCCATCACTGGTAACGGCCTCTCACATAAGATCACAGGGACAGATCCTCTCGCTGATGATCGTCCGCTGCTTCACTGCAAACCGACTGTGTCACCTGGCCACGAGGAGTACGAGGCGGCACTTTACACTAGCCGTGTTGTCAATGCGGCATCGGAGCGTGTGAACGAGTTACTGCGGTGCCACCCAATTAACGAAACCCGGCGCGTAGAAGGGAAACAAGTTGCAAATATTGTTCTTTTCCGCGGTGCCTCAAACAAGGGATGGGTTCCACCGTTTACGGTACGCCATGGACTTAACGGCTTCATCGTGAGTCCCACATGCATCATAAAAGGATTAGGCATCTGTTGTGGACTAAGCTCCGTGGATGCGGAGGGGGCTACTGGCGATTGGGACACAAATGTCAACGCCAAAGTGGATGCCGTACTAAAGGAACTGGGAGTTGCGAATTTGTTGGAGAAAGGTAGCGGTGATAATACCGAAGAAATCACTGCATCTCCATACAATTTTGCTGTGCTCCATGTGAAGGGTGTCGATGACGCTGGGCATGAGTGCAGTTTAACGCACAAATTGGTGATGCTGAAGAAGTGTGGTGATGCCATGCAGCGGTTGTGGGATGCCCTTCCGACCGGAAGCACAATGGTAGTGTTGGCAGACCATTCCACACCAATTTCGCTAGGGGACCACAGCTGTGAACCGGTGCCCGTTTCTCTGGCAACTAAGGGGTCTGAAATCACGGATGGTGTGCAGTTCTATAGCGAGGTCGAATGTGTTGCAGGAGCTCTCGGACGGTTCCGCGGTGAGGTTCTAATGGACGTTGTCAAGCGTGCGCACCATTGGTATCACTACCGCCAGTAA